Within the Ananas comosus cultivar F153 unplaced genomic scaffold, ASM154086v1, whole genome shotgun sequence genome, the region GCGATCGCGCGGAGCGACCAGCTCCGGCAAGGCGTGAtcgcggcggcgatggcgcggcggcggagggcgtgCGAGgccccggcggcggcgccggcggcggcggaNAGCTCTCGGCGGCgccgatcgccgccgccgcgtcgcgGATCGACCGCCTCCGCGCGATCGCGCGGAGCGACCAGCTCCGGCAAGGCGTGAtcgcggcggcgatggcgcggcggcggagggcgtgCGAGgccccggcggcggcgccggcggcggcggaggggccgGAGTCGGCGTTCGCGATGCCGCTGAGCTCGGGGGCGTACACGGGGACGGGGCAGTACTTCGTGCGGTTCCGCGTGGGCACCCCCGCGCAGCGCTTCGtgctcgtcgccgacaccgggAGCGACCTCACCTGGGTCAAGTGCCgcctccgcccccgccgccgccgccaccacctttcccacggcggcgacggcgccggcgccggcgctaGGGTTTTCCGGCCGGAGAAGTCGTCGTCGTGGGACCCGATCCGGTGCTCGTCGGAGATGTGCAAGACGTCGCTGCCCTTCTCCCTCGCCACGTGCCCCACCCCGACCACCCCCTGCGCCTACGACT harbors:
- the LOC109704447 gene encoding aspartic proteinase nepenthesin-1-like translates to MRHSRPFFSFVVVVVVVLLLLLVVVVASSSHGDLARSLRLELSAAPIAAAASRIDRLRAIARSDQLRQGVIAAAMARRRRACEAPAAAPAAAEGPESAFAMPLSSGAYTGTGQYFVRFRVGTPAQRFVLVADTGSDLTWVKCRLRPRRRRHHLSHGGDGAGAGARVFRPEKSSSWDPIRCSSEMCKTSLPFSLATCPTPTTPCAYDYG